The genome window CTTCCGCTCTCCCCCGCCGCCGATCATGATCGGGAGCCGCCCGCGCGGCGGCTGCGGGAGGTTGATCGTCTCCTTGAGGTGGAAGTGCGTGCCGTCGTAGGCACCGTCGTCATCGGACCACATCTGGTTGACGATCTGCAGCGTCTCCTCGAGTCGCTCGAACCGCTCGGACGTCGAGGGGAACGGGACGCCGAGGCCCTCGTGCTCACGGTCGTACCAAGCAGCTCCGATGCCGAGCCACGCACGCCCGCGGGAGAGCACGTCGATGGTCGTGGCGATCTTCGCGAGCAGCCCCGGGTGGCGGTAGGTCACGCCGGTGACGAGCAGGCCGAGCTCGAGCTGCTCGGTGATGCCTGCGAGGTAGCCGAGCGTCGTGTAGCCCTCGAGCATCGGCTCGAACGGACCACCGGCCGGGATCATCTGGTAGTAGTGATCCATCACCGTGAAGAGCCGGAAACCGCCCTCGTCGGCGATCTTCGCGGTCTCGGTGAGGCGGTCGGTGAGGTTGGTCTCCCAGCCCTCGTGCGTGAAGGTGAAGTAGTGAAGTCCGGCATCCATGCTTCTACGATGCCACCCGTGCTGAAGCGTCTGCCTGCCGTCCTCGCCCTCCTCCTCGCCGCCTCCTCGTTGGTGGCGTGCGGCTCGGACTCCGGCAAGGCGTCCGACAGCGGAGCGGAGTGCCGCTACCCCTCCGACGGCAGCAGTACGTCGACCACGACTCCCCCCGCCACGCCGGTCTCCAGCGCCGACTCGACGGCGACCCTCCAGCTCAGTGTCGGCGCCGTGCCGATCACCCTCCACGGCGGCGCCGCACCGTGCACGGTCAACTCCTTCGTCGCCCTGGCCAAGGCCGGTTACTTCGACGGGACGCCCTGCCACCGCCTGACGACCGCAGGCATCCTCGTCCTCCAGTGCGGCGACCCGACGGGCTCCGGCCAGGGCGGTCCGGGCTACTCCTTCGACGACGAGCTCACAGCCGCCAAGGCGTTCGCGCCCGGCGAGACCTGGTCCGACGGCACCAAGACCGTCGTCTACCCGGCCGGCACGCTGGCGATGGCCAACGCGGGCGCGGACACCAACGGCTCGCAGTTCTTCCTCGTCTACGGAGACAGCTCACTGCCGCCGGCCTACACGGCCTTCGGCACCGTCGGAAGCGCCGGGCTGGCGGTCCTGCAGCAGGTCGCGAAGGACGGAACGGCCGACGGCAGCCAGGACGGTCCGCCGAAGGACGGCGTGAAGATCAGCTCAGTCAAGCTCTCCTGAGCGGTAGGTCACCGGCGCGCTGAGCGCGACGGTCCGACCGACCGTGCACAGCCGGTCCTGCGACTTCCGGATCGCCGACTCCAGCACCGCCCGCGCGGCGTCGCCGGCCTCCCCCTCCGGGAAGGTGATGTCGAAGGTGACGGTCACGCCGTCGAGGTGGTTGCCCTGCTCGTCGCGGAGCTTGGTGCCTTCCGAACGCGCCCGAAAGGTCTCGAAGGGCGCGCGCTTACCGGTGATGAAGTCGACGTCGAGTGCGCTGCATCCCGCGACCGCGGCGAGCAGCAGCTCGACGGGCGTGAAGTCCGGGTCGTCGCCATGGCCGAGAGCGACGATCCCGCCACGGGAGTTGGTCGCCTTGAAGCGGTGCTCGCCCATCTGGGTCAGTTCCACGGTGGTCATGTGGGACAGATTAGGGTCTGCGCATGAGTCTCACGGGTCAGAGCCAGAGCCTCCAGCGAGCCGAGGCGGAGGCCCGACGGGCACTGCTGTCGGTCGATGGGTACGACATCACCCTCGACCTGAGCATCGACGAGACGACGTACCGCTCGGTGACCACGATCCGGTTCACCAGCGGATCGGGCGAGACGTTCCTCGACCTCAAGCCCGTCGCGGTGCACGCGATGACGCTGGACGGCGCGCCCCTCCCCCTCGACTCCCTCGACCGGGGCCGGGTGCCGCTGAGCCTCTCCTCCGGCGCCCATGAGCTGACGGTCGAGGCCACCATGCGGTTCCGCAACGACGGCGAGGGCCTGCACCGCTCGATCGACCCGGCCGACGGCCGCGCGTACATCTACGGCATGTCCTTCATGGACGCGGCGCCCTCGATCTTCGCCTGCTTCGACCAGCCCGATCTGAAGGCGCCCTACACCTTCAACGTGACCGCGCCGGCGGACTGGATCGTGCGTGCCAATGCACCGGGGACCCACGTGGCACACGGGGTTTGGGAGTTCGAGCGGAGTGAGCCGCTGTCGACGTACTTCGTCACGCTCATCGCCGGGCCGTACCACCTCATCGAGGACGAGCATGACGGCATCCCGCTGGGCCTGCTCGCCCGCGCGAGCCTTGCCGACGCACTCGAGGAGCAGGCCGACGACATCCTCACCGTCACGAAGCAGAGCTTCGACGAGCTGCACCGGCTCTTCGGGATCCGCTACGCCTTCGGCAAGTACGACCAGGCGTTCGTGCCCGAGTTCAACGCCGGCGCGATGGAGAACCCCGGCCTGGTCACCTTCCGCGACCCGCTCATCTTCACCTCCCGCGCGACCCGTGGCGCCCTGATCCAACGGGCGACGACGATCGCCCACGAGATGGCGCACCAGTGGTTCGGCAACCTCGTCACTCCGCAGTGGTGGGACGACCTGTGGCTCAACGAGTCCTTCGCCGAGTACCTCGGCAACCGCGTCGCCGCCGATGCGACGCAGTACGACGACACCATGGTCGACCTCGCCTACGCGCGCCGTCAGTGGGGACTGGTCGCCGACCAGGCACCCTCGACCCACCCCGTCGCCGGCAACGGCGCCCTCGACGCCGTCGCGGCCCTGCAGGACTTCGACGGCATCTCCTACATCAAGGGCTCGGCCATCCTGCGCCAGCTCGCCGCGACCCACGGCGACGACGTCTTCTTCGCCGGTGCGCGCGACCACTTCGAGCGGCACCGGTTCGGCAACGCGACGCTGCACGACCTGCTCGACTCCTGGTCCCGTGCCGGTGCCGGAGACCTCTCCGGCTTCGCCGACGAGTGGCTGCTCAAGGCCGGCCCGGATGCCCTGACCTGGGATCGAGAGGCCGGCGTCGTGCGCCGCACTCCCCCGGCCGGTGTGCCCGCCGCACGCCCGCACGCGTTCCGCGTCGCCGTGGCTGCCGGTGGGTCGTGGTCGGACGACTCCCTCAACGTCGACAGTGACGAGACGGCGTACGCGCCTGACGCTGAGGCCGTGATCCTCGATCCGTACGACGACACCTGGGCCGTCACCCTCCCGGACCCGTCGACCGTTGCGGCGCTGCCCGCGCTGCTGCCGTCGGTCACCGACGCCCACCTGCGGGCGGGGATCTGGAACACGCTGCGCAACGGCTTCCACAACGCCGCGGTCGACCCGGCCCTCCTCGTCGACATCGCCGTCGCGTCGCTGCCCCTCGAGGACGCCGAGGACGGGCCGCGACGCACCCGCGCCTGGCTGCTCGGCAAGGTCGTGCCGCTCGCGCCGGCCGGCTCGCTGCGTCGCCTCCGCGACACCGCTGCCTCGGCACTCGAGCTCCAGGAGCCCGGCTCGGAACTGCAGCTCTCGGCCTTCCGCACCCTCCTGTCCACGACCGACTCGGCGGATGAGCTGCGGGGCTTCCTCAGCGGTGTCCCGGACGGCGTCGAGCTCGATCGTGCCGTGCGGTGGCGGATCCTCACGCGCCTGGCCGAGATGGGCGCCACCGAGCGTCAGGAGCTCCAGGCGGCGTTCGACGCCGACCCGACCGGCGATGCGCGCGTCTCGCTCACACGCGCGCTCTGCTCGCTGCCCGACGAGGAGGCGAAGGCCTGGGCCTGGTCGGTCTTCACCGGCGAGACGGACGTGTCCAACTACGAGATCGAGGCGGCCGGCGCCGGACTCTGGCGCGGCGGCCAGGAGCACCTCACCGCGCAGTACGTCGACGCCTACTTCGACACGCTGCCGAGGACCGCTTCGATCCGCAGCGGCTGGGTGCTGGCCGATGCCGCGTCGGCGTTCTTCCCGGCGACGTCGGTCGAGTCGACCACACTGGCGAGGGCCGAAGCGCTCATCAGCGACCCGGAGCTGGCCAGTCCCCTGCGACGACGGCTGACCGACCTGGCCGACGGCCTCCGCCGGCAGCTCGCCGTGACGTCCCGCTGGCCCCACTGATCGCCTCCTGATCGCCTCCGGACCGACCCGCCTCGGCGTGGGACGACGGTTCTGTCGGCCGCCGCTGCGAGACTTCGGCACATGGTGTTCCTTTACCTTCTGCTCGGTGTCGTGCTCGGGGCGGCACTCGGTGCTGCGGTCGTGACGCAGCGCCTGCGCACACAGCACGCGGCTGAGCTCGCCGCCGAGTTGGCCGGCGCCCGCGAGCAGACCGAAGCGGTGGTGCGCGAGGCCGTCGCGAAGGCCGGTGCGGACGCGGAGTCGCGGCTCGCCCACATGGAGTCGATGCTCCACGCGGAGCACGGGACGCTGCTGGCCCAGCTCCGCCAGCAGGAGGCCGAGCAGCGCGCCGAGACCGAGGCGGCGCTCGCCGCCGCGAAGGCCCGCGTCGCCTCGCTCGAGGAGGCCCTCGACGAGGCACGGCGTGCCCAGCGCGACCTCGCCGAGCAGCACCGGCGTCAGGCCGCCGAGCGCGAGGCCGCGGCGGGCCGCGAGAGCCAGGTCGTCAAGGTGATCGCACCCGTCGCCGCCCAGATCGAGAAGATGCAGCACCAGCTCCTCACGCTCGAGACCAAGACGGCCAAACAGCAGGGCGAGCTCGCTGAGCAGATCCGAGCCACCCAGGCCGGCGTCGCCGAGTCGCGTCGCGCCTCCACCGATCTCGCCAACGTGCTGCGCAACAACAACGCCGTCCGCGGCGCTTGGGGTGAGACCCAGCTGCGCAACCTCGTCGAGTCGGCCGGGCTGCTCAACCGCGTCGATTTCGAGCTGCAGCACTCGATGACCGCCGACTCCGGTGCTCGCCGGCCCGACATGGTGCTGAACCTGCCCGGCGGCAAGCAGATGGCGATCGACGCGAAGGTGCCCTACAACGACTTCATGGATGCTCAGCGCGAGGGCCTCGCGCCCGAGGCGCGCGAGCAGCACCTGCGCAACCACGCCGCCAAGGTGCGCGGCCACGTCGACACGCTGGCCGCGAAGGGCTACTGGACGGGACTCGCGGTCAGTCCGGAGTTCACGGTCGCCTTCATCCCGAACGACCAGATCCTCAACGCGGCCCTCGACATCGACCCCAGCCTGCTCGACCACTCGTTCAAGCAGAACGTCCTGCTCGCGACGCCGACCAACCTCTACTCCATGCTGAAGACGATCGCGTTCACCTGGAAGCAGGAGGCGCTCACCGAGGACGCGCTCGCACTCTTCACACTGGGCCAGGACCTCTACCGCCGGATCACGACGATGGCGAGCCACGTGGAGAAGCTCGGACGATCGCTGACCACGAGCGTCAAGGACTACAACAAGTTCGTCGGCTCCCTCGAGCGGCAGGTCCTCCCGGCCGCCCGCAAGATCAACGCCGTCGACGGCGCCTCCCTCATCCCCGCACCTCCGGAGATCGAGGAGCCCGTCCGCGCCCTCACCGCCGGTGACCTCACGGCCGAGCTGGCCACGCAGGAGGCCGACGAGGTCGACCTCTTCGCCGACCTCGCCCGTCCCGAGTTCCCGGACGGGATCGACCAGGTCGTCGACGCCGAGCTCGTGGAGCCCGACGCCGACGCTGTCTGATCAGTCCCGCCGACCGACACGCGTGCGGCCGCAAGGCGCCGACGCGAAGGCGACCTTCGAGCGAAGCGGGTCGTCGAGCGGCGTGCAACGCCGCGGACGCTCCGTGTCAGTCGGCGGCGAAGGCCTCGACGGGCGGGCAGGAGCAAACGAGATTGCGGTCGCCGTACGCGTTGTCGATGCGGGCGACGGGCGGCCAGTACTTGTCCGGGTTGATGCCGGTGGGAAAGACCGCGAGCTCACGGGAGTAGGCACGGTCCCACTCCCCGACCAGCGCCCGCGACGTGTGCGGCGCCCCGCGGAGCACAGAGGTCTCCGGAGTCCACTCCCCCGCAGCCACGCGGTCGATCTCGCCACGGATCGCGATCATCGCTTCGATGAAGCGGTCGAGCTCGCCGAGGTCCTCGGACTCCGTCGGCTCGACCATCAACGTGCCGGCCACCGGGAAGGACATCGTCGGGGCGTGGAACCCGTAGTCGATGAGGCGCTTGGCCACGTCGTCCACCGTCACGCCGGTCGCAGCCGTGAGGCCGCGAAGGTCGAGGATGCACTCGTGGGCGACGAGGCCGGAGTCGCCGCGGTAGAGCACCGGGAAGTACTCGCCGAGCCGCGCGGCGACGTAGTTGGCCGAGAGCACCGCCGAGGCCGTGGCGGCCGCGAGGCCCTCGGCGCCCATCAGCCGGACGTAGGCCCAGGAGATCGGCAGGATGCCCGCCGAGCCGTACGGCGCCGCCGAGATCGGCCCGATGCCGGACTGCTTCGACTCCTCGGGGTGGAATCCGTGTGACGGGAGGTAGGGGGCCAGGTGCGAGCGCACCGCGACCGGGCCGACGCCCGGACCGCCGCCACCGTGCGGGATGCAGAAGGTCTTGTGCAGGTTGAGATGGGAGACGTCGCCGCCGAACTGGCCGGGCTTGGCGTACCCCAGCAGGGCGTTGAAGTTGGCGCCGTCGATGTAGACCTGGCCGCCGTGGGAGTGGACGATCTCGCAGAGCTCGGTGATGCCCTCCTCGTAGACGCCGTGCGTCGAGGGGTAGGTGACCATGATCGCCGCGAGGTCAGCACTGTGCTCGTCGCACTTCGCGCGCAGGTCGTCGAGGTCGACGGTGCCGTCGTCGGCCGACTTCACCACGACGGCCCGCATCCCGGCCATGATCGCCGAGGCTGCGTTGGTGCCGTGGGCCGAGGACGGGAGCAGGCAGACATCGCGCTTCTCCTGGCCGTTGGCGCGATGGAAGCCGCGGATCGCGAGCAGTCCGGCGAGCTCGCCCTGGGAGCCGGCGTTCGGCTGGATGGAGACCTTGTCGTAGCCCGTCGCCTCGGCGAGCCAGCCCTCGAGCTCCTCGACCAGCTGCTGATAGCCGGTCGCATCCCCGGCGGGGACGAAGGGGTGCAGGTCGGCGAAGCCGGGCAGCGAGATCGGCTCCATCTCGGTGGTCGCGTTGAGCTTCATCGTGCAGGAACCCAACGGGATCATGCCGCGGTCGAGTGCATAGTCGCGGGCCGACAGCGTGCGCAGGTAGCGGAGCATCTGCGTCTCGGAGCGGTGCGCGTGGAAGACCTCGTGGGCGAGGAACTCCGACCGGCGGGCGAGTCCGGCCGGGATGGCCGAGGCGGCGGTCCGGTCGAGCTCGTCGATCCCCGCCTCGTCGAGTGAGACGCCGAAGGCGGCCAGCACCTCGATGACGGTCGTCCGCGTCGTGACCTCGGAGGTCGAGAGGGAGACGGTGTCGGCGTCGACCCCACGCAGGTGGTAGCCCTCGGCGCGTGCGGAGGCGACGATGTCGGTGGCGCGACCGGGTGCGCTCACCGTGAGGGTGTCGAAGAACGCCTCGTTGGCCAGCCCGAAGCCGGCCTGCTGGAGCGCGGACGCGAGCACGGCGGCGTACCGGTGGGCGCGGGTGGCGATGGAGGTGAGCCCGTCGGGACCGTGGTAGACGGCGTACATCGAGGCCCCGACGGCCAACAGCACCTGTGCGGTGCAGATGTTGGACGTGGCCTTCTCCCGGCGGATGTGCTGCTCACGGGTCTGGAGGGCGAGGCGGTACGCCGGCCTCCCCTCGGCATCGATCGAGACGCCGACCAGCCGCCCGGGCATGTGGCGCTCCAGGCCGGAGTGGACCGCCATGTACCCGGCGTGCGGGCCGCCGTAGAAGAGCGGGATGCCGAAGCGCTGCGCCGAGCCGACGACGACGTCGGCGCCGAGAGCTCCGGGCGCCTCGAGCAGCGTGAGCGCGAGCAGGTCGGCGGCCACGACGACGAGCGCGTCGCGCTCGTGCGCCGCCTCGATGATCGGGCGCGGGTCGAGGATGTGGCCGCTCGCGCCGGGGTACTGGAGGAGCACGCCGGCGATCTGGCCCTGGGGCAGTGGCTCGGAGAGATCAGCGACGATCACCTCGATGCCCATCGCCTCGGCACGCGTCTTCACGACGTCGATCGTCTGCGGCAGCGCATCGGCATCGACGACGAATGCGCCCATGCCCGCCTTGCGGTTGGCGCGTCGCACCAGCGTCATGGCCTCGGCGGCGGCGGTGCCCTCGTCGAGCAGCGACGAGTTGGCGACCGGCAGGCCGGTCAGGTCACCGATCATGGTCTGGAAGTTGATCAACGCCTCGAGGCGCCCCTGCGAGATCTCCGGCTGGTACGGCGTGTACGCGGTGTACCAGGACGGGTCCTCGAGCACGTTGCGCCGGATCACGGCCGGGGTGATCGTGGCGTGGTAGCCGAGGCCGATCAGCGACTCCCCCGGGTTGTTCTGCCCGGCGAGGGCGCGAGCCAGGTCCGCGACCTCGCGCTCGCTCATCGCGGAGGGAAGGTCGAGCCGCCCGTGGCTGCGGATACCCGCGGGAACCGCAGCGTCCATGAGCGCGTCCAGCGAGTCGAAGCCCAGGCGCTCGAGCATCGAGCGCTCCGCGGCGGCATCGAGACCGATGTGGCGACGTACGAAGGGAACCGCCGCGTCGAGCGAGGTCAGGGTGGGCTGGTCGGACACGGAGCGACTCCTGGGGGCAACGATCGGACGTGACGTCCTCCCCCTCTGTCACCGCGCCGATGCCGCTTCAGAGTCGCCGCGCCCGCACGGTCGTGGTGCCTGAGAGATTCCGGGGAGGAATTGCCCCTTCGGCGCCCGCCATCAGGAGGGACTCTCCCGCGCGGCCTTGGTAGCTGGCCGCAACGATACCGGAGGTCTAGCCGATCTTGCGCGCGGCACGGCGCGCGGCCAGCTCGTCGCCGGCGACACCGTCAGCCTCGGCAGCGTCATCAGCGGTGCGCTCGCTGGGCAGCGCCGAGAGTGTGCCCTCGATCTCGCGCCAGACGCCACCGATCGCGATGCCGAAGACACCCTGACCGCCCTGGAGCAGGTCGATGACCTCGTCATTGCTGGTGCACTCGTAGACCGAGGCCCCGTCGCTCATCAGCGTCACGCGGGTGAGGTCCTCGGTGCCGCGCTCACGCAGGTGCGTGACCGCCGTGCGGATCTGCTGCAGTGAGATGCCGGCGTCGAGAAGTCGCTTGATGATCTTGAGGATCAGGATGTCGCGGAAGGAGTAGAGCCGCTGGGTACCCGAGCCCGAGGCGCCACGCACGCTCGGCTCGATCAGACCGGTGCGGGCCCAGTAGTCCAGCTGGCGGTACGTGATGCCGGCGGCGTTGCAGGCCGTCGGGCCGCGGTAGCCCAGGTCGTCGGGCAGGGGCGACACGTCGTCGGTGAACAAGAGGCCCTGCTCGTCAGCCTGCTCGGCTGCGGCAAGCACCTCGGCGGTCGCGCCGATCTCCTGCTCGTGCTCGTTCACGTGCGTCCTCCGTGAGGTCTACTCCGTTGAGCGTAACTCCCAAGCTGGGGAAGTCCATGGAATTCGGATGCGAATCTCACGGCTGGAGTTACAACAGAGACAGTTCAACGTAGGACGCCGCAGAGCATCGGTCAAAGACCCGCCCGGCGTGTCGGAACTCTCAACCTCATCTTGAGGGTGAGACCACCGCTCATTCGGTCGAGAAGTCGTCCGGGGTGACCTGGTCGAGGAACTCGCGGAACTTCTCGACCTCCTCGGCGGCGTCGGCGTCCTCGCCGGGGACGATCACGCCGGCCTCCGCCAGGACCGAGTCGTCGCAGAGGATCCGCGCGCCCGTGCGCAGTGCGAGCGCGATCGAGTCCGACGGACGTGCGCTCACCTCCACGCCGTTGTCGAAGACGAGGGAGGCGTAGAAGACGCCATCACGCACCTCGGTGATCTGGACCTCGGTCAGTTCGGCGCCCAGCGCCTCGACCACGCCTTTGAGCAGGTCGTGGGTCAGCGGGCGGGGTGGGACCACGCCCTGCTGCGCGAACGCGATCGCCGTGGCCTCGACCGCGCCGATCCAGATCGTCAGATAGCGCTCCCCGTCGACCTCGCGCAGCAGGACCAGCGGCTGGTTGGAGGGGACCTCCACCCGCACGCCCATCACGTCGACTTCTCGCACGTCGTTCAGCCTACGTCGGCGGGATCAACCACGGAGCGAGGACTTGAGCAGGAGCCCGTGCAGCTGTGCGGCCAGGGCCGCCACCCCCGGCTCGACCTCGTCGGCGTCGCGGCGCCCACTCATCGCCTGGCGAACGAGGTCGGCCTCGCGGTCGGCGGCGTTGCGGAAGACGCGGAAGGCGGCGGCGTGGAAGCCGTAGTTCGACAACTGCTGCGCGGCCCGGACCAGGGCGAGGTCGTCGGTCGTGTAGTGACCGGAACGGGACGGCGAGACCACGCGCGCGTCCTCGAGTCCGGCGAGGAACTCCTCACTCACCTCGGCCACCTTGAGGACCTCCTTGCGGGAGAGCCGCAGGTTGTCGCGTCGCTCGAAGAGCTCCGCGGTCGGCAGGCCCTCGTCGCCCAGTGCGAAGTCGGGAACCGTCGGCGTCGTGGGCATGATCGCGGGCGGCTGCAGCCCGCGGTCGATCGCGTCGAGGTGCTCGGCGATGACCTTCTTCGGCAGGTGGTGGTCACGCTGCATCGTCAGGATGTAGCGGATCCGCTCGACGTCGGCGTCGGAGAACTTGCGGTACCCCGCCGGAGTCCGCTCGGGATTGATCAGCCCGTCGTCCTCGAGGAGACGGATCTTCGGGATGCTGATGCGTCCGGGGAACTCCGGGGCGAGGAGGTCGAGCACGCGCCCGATGTTGAACCTCTCCCCCGAATCACCCGCGTGGGCGTGGGCGGCGGTGGCCGCCATCAGCCTGCGTGGCCGGCGTAGAAGACGAGCCGGAACTTGCCGATCTGGACCTCGTCCCCGTCCTTGAGGGTGACGTGGTCGATCCGGTCGCGGTTGACGTAGGTGCCGTTGAGGCTGCCCGCGTCCTTCACGCCCCACGACTCACCGTCGCGCGCGAACTCCGCGTGACGCCGCGAGACCGTCACGTCGTCGAGGAAGATGTCGCTGTCGGGATGGCGGCCGGCCTGGACGGTCGGCTTGTCGAGGAGGAAGCGGCTTCCCGAGCCCGGCCCGCGCTGGACGAGGAGCAGGGCGGAGCCGGCCGGAAGTGCGTCCACGGCGGCCGCGTCGACCGGCGCAAGGAGCCGGTCGGAGGTCTCGGCACGGGCATCGGAGACCTGGATCGACGTGGTGGCGTCCACCGGCTCAGGCAGCCGCGCTCCGCACTGCGAGCAGAAGCGCGCACCGTCGGTGTACTCGGTGCCACAGGTCGCGCAGACCGGCATTGTGGACCCCTTCCCTGACCCTCAGGTTCACCCTGATGCTTGAACTACGAACCTACCAGCCCTCAGGCGTCGAGCGTGGCCTGATAGGCAGCAGCATCGAGAAGCTCGTCCACGTGGCCCGCGTCGGTGGGGACGAGCTCGAAGAGCCAGCCGGCGCCGTACGGGTCGGTGTTGACCTGCTCCGGGGCGGCGTCGAGGCCCTCGTTGACCGCCACGACCTCGCCGGCCAGCGGGGCGTAGACATCGCTGACCGACTTCGTCGACTCGAGCTCGCCGACCGCCGCACCGGCTGCGACGGTGGCTCCCACCTCGGGGAGTGAGACGTAGACGATGTCGCCGAGCGCGTCCTGGGCGTAGTCGGTGATGCCGATCCGGACGGAGCCCGCGGTCTCGCCGGGCGTCCGGACCCATTCGTGCTCGACGGTGTAGCGAAGGTCCGCGGGAGTCGTCATGGGACAGACCCTACTGGGGCCGCACGGAGGTGATGTCAAGAGAGGTCAGCTGGGTGTGGTGCACCTCGGCACCGTCCTCCTCGAACTCGTCCTCCGGGCCGCCGGGGAAGGTGAGGGCGCCGACGAGATTCGTCGGTTCGCCGATGGCCTCGACGACGTACGGCGGCTCGAGGGTCTTGCCGTCGACGACGAGCCCGTCGGTCGCCTGGTCGAAGGAGGACTGGGCCACCAGCCGGACCTTGTCGTTGATCTCGATCGCCTCCGCGCCCACCGAGCGCAGCTCCTGGACCAGGTCGAGGAAGCTGTCGACGCTGACCTCGCCCACCTCTTCGGTGATGGTCAGGCGGATCCCGGGGCCGGTGACGGGCACGGTGCCGGCGAGGATGCTGAGGGTCTGGACCTGGCCCTTGGCCTCGTCGAGGGCGGTCTGCCGCCGCGAGGTCGTGTCACGGAGGTCGTCGCGGGACTTCTCCAGGCGGGTGATCTCGGACTGCGCACGCTGGCTGGTGCCCGCGAGGCCGTTGAGCACGTCGATCAGGTCCTGCTCGCGGTACCCCGAGAACGAGCTGTCGGCGTCACTCGTGCGGACCTGGGTGA of Nocardioides sp. Kera G14 contains these proteins:
- a CDS encoding bifunctional nuclease family protein; translation: MGVRVEVPSNQPLVLLREVDGERYLTIWIGAVEATAIAFAQQGVVPPRPLTHDLLKGVVEALGAELTEVQITEVRDGVFYASLVFDNGVEVSARPSDSIALALRTGARILCDDSVLAEAGVIVPGEDADAAEEVEKFREFLDQVTPDDFSTE
- a CDS encoding MerR family transcriptional regulator, with protein sequence MAATAAHAHAGDSGERFNIGRVLDLLAPEFPGRISIPKIRLLEDDGLINPERTPAGYRKFSDADVERIRYILTMQRDHHLPKKVIAEHLDAIDRGLQPPAIMPTTPTVPDFALGDEGLPTAELFERRDNLRLSRKEVLKVAEVSEEFLAGLEDARVVSPSRSGHYTTDDLALVRAAQQLSNYGFHAAAFRVFRNAADREADLVRQAMSGRRDADEVEPGVAALAAQLHGLLLKSSLRG
- a CDS encoding FHA domain-containing protein, translated to MPVCATCGTEYTDGARFCSQCGARLPEPVDATTSIQVSDARAETSDRLLAPVDAAAVDALPAGSALLLVQRGPGSGSRFLLDKPTVQAGRHPDSDIFLDDVTVSRRHAEFARDGESWGVKDAGSLNGTYVNRDRIDHVTLKDGDEVQIGKFRLVFYAGHAG
- the gcvH gene encoding glycine cleavage system protein GcvH, producing MTTPADLRYTVEHEWVRTPGETAGSVRIGITDYAQDALGDIVYVSLPEVGATVAAGAAVGELESTKSVSDVYAPLAGEVVAVNEGLDAAPEQVNTDPYGAGWLFELVPTDAGHVDELLDAAAYQATLDA
- a CDS encoding DUF881 domain-containing protein, translating into MPEPTHRTGRARLLHALRAPRRSQIVAAILLALLGFGAVTQVRTSDADSSFSGYREQDLIDVLNGLAGTSQRAQSEITRLEKSRDDLRDTTSRRQTALDEAKGQVQTLSILAGTVPVTGPGIRLTITEEVGEVSVDSFLDLVQELRSVGAEAIEINDKVRLVAQSSFDQATDGLVVDGKTLEPPYVVEAIGEPTNLVGALTFPGGPEDEFEEDGAEVHHTQLTSLDITSVRPQ